The following proteins are encoded in a genomic region of Aerococcaceae bacterium DSM 111021:
- the sufB gene encoding Fe-S cluster assembly protein SufB: MSEVPILGEYEYGFQDKAEIIFSTGLGLNEDVIRTISQEKNEPQWMLDYRLKAYRIYKSKPVATWGADLSGLDFDDITYYQKATNKPARSWDDVPDEIKKTFDRLGIPEAERAYLAGATVQYESEAVYSRMKEEYERLGIIFTDMDTALREYPDLVKEYFGKVVPSGDNFQSALNSAVWSGGTFIYVPKGVQTKVPLQTYFRMNNEKAGQFERTLIIVDEGASIQYIEGCTAPTFSYANLHAAVVEIVVKKDAYCRYTTIQNWSNNVYNIVTKRGYCYEGGTLEWIDGNLGSYKTMKYPSIYLNGRGARGTVMTIAFAGANQHQHTGAKIFHMAPDTSSTIVAKSIAKDGGMVDYLGQVYFGKKSDRAFSHIECDTIIMDEKSRSDTIPFNEIHNSNVTLEHEAKVSKISEEQLFYLMSRGLDEETATEMIVMGFVEPFAKELPLEYAVELNRLIAYEMEGSVG; the protein is encoded by the coding sequence ATGAGTGAAGTGCCAATCCTTGGCGAATATGAATATGGCTTTCAAGATAAGGCGGAGATTATCTTCTCCACCGGCCTCGGCTTGAATGAGGATGTCATCCGAACGATTTCACAAGAAAAAAACGAACCCCAATGGATGTTAGATTACCGCCTAAAAGCTTACCGAATCTACAAATCAAAGCCCGTTGCTACGTGGGGGGCCGACCTGTCAGGCCTTGACTTTGATGATATTACTTATTATCAAAAAGCGACCAATAAGCCGGCCCGTTCTTGGGATGATGTACCCGATGAGATCAAAAAGACTTTCGACCGACTCGGTATTCCTGAAGCAGAACGTGCCTACTTAGCCGGTGCTACTGTCCAGTACGAATCAGAAGCGGTCTACAGCCGGATGAAAGAAGAGTATGAGCGACTAGGCATTATCTTCACCGATATGGACACCGCCTTACGCGAATATCCAGACTTAGTGAAAGAATATTTCGGTAAAGTTGTTCCTTCAGGCGACAACTTCCAATCTGCCTTGAACAGTGCGGTCTGGAGTGGTGGGACCTTCATCTATGTGCCCAAAGGGGTCCAAACCAAAGTCCCTCTACAAACTTACTTCCGGATGAACAATGAGAAAGCAGGCCAATTCGAACGGACCTTAATTATTGTCGATGAAGGGGCTAGTATTCAATACATTGAAGGTTGTACGGCACCGACCTTCTCTTACGCCAACTTACATGCTGCCGTTGTTGAGATTGTCGTTAAAAAAGACGCCTACTGTCGTTATACAACCATCCAAAACTGGTCCAATAACGTCTATAATATCGTAACCAAACGTGGCTACTGTTATGAAGGTGGTACTTTGGAATGGATTGATGGTAACTTAGGGTCTTACAAAACAATGAAGTATCCAAGCATTTACTTGAATGGTCGTGGTGCACGTGGAACCGTTATGACGATTGCCTTTGCCGGTGCTAACCAACACCAGCATACAGGGGCTAAAATATTCCATATGGCTCCGGATACGTCAAGTACAATCGTGGCCAAGTCAATCGCCAAAGATGGCGGTATGGTTGACTATCTCGGTCAAGTATACTTCGGTAAAAAGAGTGATCGAGCCTTCTCGCACATTGAATGTGACACCATTATTATGGATGAGAAGTCGCGATCGGACACCATCCCTTTCAATGAAATTCACAATAGTAATGTTACTTTAGAACACGAAGCCAAAGTCTCTAAGATTTCTGAAGAGCAATTGTTTTACTTAATGAGTCGTGGATTGGATGAAGAGACCGCCACGGAG
- a CDS encoding SUF system NifU family Fe-S cluster assembly protein: MSLYDLSSLYKEVIMDHSNYPRYKKSLEDPSHRIELLNPTCGDAIVVEMVVDNDHIQAIAFNGQGCAISMASADMMCQSLLNKPVEQAIDIINNFAHLIGGDPLDEGLSETNVMSQDELMKRIGDAYLLESLKQFPSRYKCGVLAWRASEMALTQPPSQSPTNI, encoded by the coding sequence ATGTCACTCTATGATTTAAGTAGTCTGTACAAAGAAGTTATCATGGATCACTCCAACTACCCTCGTTACAAAAAATCCCTCGAAGATCCTAGTCACCGCATTGAATTGCTCAACCCGACTTGTGGGGATGCCATCGTCGTGGAGATGGTAGTTGATAACGACCACATCCAAGCGATCGCCTTCAATGGCCAAGGTTGTGCCATTAGTATGGCCAGTGCAGACATGATGTGCCAAAGCTTATTGAACAAGCCTGTCGAACAAGCGATCGACATTATCAACAACTTTGCCCATTTGATTGGTGGCGATCCTTTAGATGAGGGGCTGAGTGAGACGAATGTTATGTCACAAGATGAATTAATGAAACGCATTGGGGATGCCTACTTATTAGAAAGCTTGAAACAATTCCCTAGCCGCTACAAATGCGGCGTCCTAGCTTGGCGAGCCAGTGAAATGGCTTTAACACAACCGCCTAGTCAGAGTCCGACCAATATATAA
- the sufD gene encoding Fe-S cluster assembly protein SufD: MTLEQTSLDQQQSLITHSDQLPDFFLTAQAEAAAQWDSLELPIIERMRYKKWPLFTQTITSTRTRQPANPLDDVTLDLLSNDEVASRIIHYGNETYLDYIAQDLTDKGVIIQDLFTALVDHPALVQKHLFSTLAPLEDKINAYHTAYMNGGLFIYIPKNVEIKLPIETVLVQDSRDELAFNKHILIVSEQNSQLTYLERSTTVGDHANSATLLTEVVASAGAQVKFVAMDALGESTCAFVRRHGITYDDANIEWAAAAMNQGNTILDTYTELKGQGCASNTNIISIANGKQTQMVNTGLLNVGHHSAANIFQHGVILDQARLSFNGIGHIVKDAKGADAQQESRLMMLSQESRGDTNPILYIDEFEVTAGHAASVGQVDPEQLYYLMSRGLSQTDAEYLLIRGFLGQVIQTIPSMQVRQQMVEMIDNKLQLLHPGNL; this comes from the coding sequence ATGACATTGGAACAAACAAGCTTAGACCAACAACAATCACTCATCACACACTCTGATCAACTGCCAGACTTTTTCCTTACGGCTCAAGCCGAAGCCGCTGCTCAATGGGATAGCTTAGAGCTTCCAATTATCGAACGAATGCGTTATAAGAAATGGCCGCTTTTTACACAAACAATTACTAGCACCAGGACGAGACAGCCGGCCAACCCACTAGATGATGTCACACTAGACTTATTATCTAATGATGAAGTGGCATCTCGAATTATCCATTACGGTAATGAAACTTACCTTGACTATATCGCCCAAGATTTAACTGACAAAGGCGTTATTATCCAAGACTTGTTCACGGCCTTGGTTGACCATCCGGCCTTAGTTCAAAAGCACTTATTCTCTACCCTTGCCCCCTTGGAAGATAAGATTAATGCTTATCACACGGCCTATATGAATGGTGGCTTGTTCATCTATATACCGAAAAATGTCGAGATTAAATTACCGATTGAAACGGTATTAGTTCAAGATAGTCGCGATGAATTAGCATTTAACAAGCACATCTTAATTGTTAGTGAGCAAAATAGTCAGCTAACTTACTTAGAACGATCCACTACTGTCGGTGACCATGCTAACAGTGCCACCCTATTGACCGAAGTCGTTGCTTCAGCCGGAGCCCAAGTGAAATTCGTCGCCATGGATGCTCTAGGGGAATCGACTTGCGCCTTCGTACGTCGCCACGGCATTACTTACGACGATGCCAATATTGAATGGGCCGCTGCGGCCATGAACCAAGGTAATACGATTTTAGACACTTATACGGAATTAAAAGGCCAAGGTTGCGCCTCCAATACAAATATTATTAGTATCGCCAATGGCAAGCAAACCCAAATGGTAAATACTGGATTATTAAATGTCGGCCATCATTCCGCTGCCAACATTTTCCAACACGGGGTTATATTAGACCAAGCCCGCCTAAGCTTTAATGGAATCGGTCATATTGTTAAAGACGCTAAAGGGGCCGACGCCCAACAAGAAAGCCGCTTAATGATGTTGTCGCAAGAATCGCGTGGCGATACTAACCCGATCTTATATATTGATGAATTCGAAGTGACGGCCGGTCACGCAGCCAGCGTGGGCCAAGTGGATCCTGAACAACTGTACTACTTAATGAGTCGCGGCTTATCACAAACTGATGCGGAATACTTATTAATTCGAGGCTTCCTCGGCCAAGTTATCCAGACCATTCCATCAATGCAAGTCAGGCAACAAATGGTTGAGATGATTGATAACAAATTACAGCTCTTACACCCTGGCAATCTTTAA
- the sufS gene encoding SufS family cysteine desulfurase — MINKTIRAHFPGLEQKVNNEPLIYFDHAATSQTPSAVLEALSDYYTHYKANIHRGIHQLAQRATDAYENSRKFIGQFIGAQDSSEIIFTSGTTQGINLIARGLVEPLLEAGDIILTSRLEHHSNLVPWQEVAKRTGAHLQYLDLDEATQVLDLEALKAMDKDQLKAVKAIAIQHVSNVLGVEQPIKALCQWAHQHDILVVVDGAQALPHMPVNVSDLGVDAYCFSGHKAYGPTGIGVCYLNKSLHTQTQPVNFGGEMIHYVGDFESNYKNPPWKFEAGTPPIAQAIALQAALEFIESVGYDSIHTHETALAQRLYKGLQAIDGIELYQSPTTISQGSHGIVCFNFRAIHPHDVATAYDMEGIAVRAGHHCAQVLMRQLDAAATLRASMGVYNTVEEVNRFVASTHRVKEFFDHVTL; from the coding sequence ATGATTAATAAGACGATTCGAGCCCACTTTCCGGGCTTGGAACAAAAAGTAAACAATGAGCCTTTAATATATTTCGACCATGCGGCGACATCGCAGACACCCTCTGCCGTTCTCGAGGCATTGAGCGATTATTACACCCACTACAAGGCCAATATCCACCGTGGCATTCACCAGTTGGCTCAGCGGGCAACAGACGCCTACGAAAATAGCCGCAAATTCATCGGACAATTTATCGGTGCCCAAGATAGTAGTGAAATTATTTTCACCAGTGGAACTACACAAGGGATTAACTTAATCGCACGTGGTTTAGTCGAACCTTTGTTAGAGGCTGGTGATATCATATTAACGAGCCGGCTTGAACATCACTCTAACTTAGTTCCTTGGCAAGAAGTCGCTAAGCGGACTGGGGCTCATCTACAATACTTAGACTTAGATGAAGCGACCCAAGTTCTTGACTTAGAGGCGCTCAAGGCGATGGACAAAGACCAGTTGAAAGCCGTCAAAGCCATTGCTATCCAACATGTATCCAATGTCTTGGGTGTGGAACAGCCCATTAAGGCGCTATGCCAATGGGCCCATCAGCATGACATCTTAGTAGTAGTAGATGGCGCTCAAGCCCTTCCACATATGCCAGTCAATGTCAGCGACTTAGGCGTGGATGCCTATTGCTTCAGTGGCCACAAGGCTTACGGACCGACTGGGATTGGAGTGTGTTATTTGAACAAAAGCTTACATACTCAGACTCAACCAGTGAACTTCGGTGGCGAGATGATCCATTATGTTGGTGACTTTGAAAGCAATTATAAAAACCCCCCTTGGAAGTTCGAAGCAGGTACTCCTCCAATTGCCCAAGCGATTGCCTTGCAAGCTGCCTTGGAATTTATTGAATCAGTGGGTTATGACTCTATTCATACGCACGAAACCGCCCTAGCCCAACGTTTGTATAAGGGGCTTCAAGCGATTGACGGCATTGAATTGTACCAAAGTCCTACAACCATCTCACAAGGGAGCCACGGCATTGTCTGCTTTAACTTTAGGGCCATTCATCCACATGATGTTGCTACGGCCTACGATATGGAAGGCATTGCTGTCCGGGCTGGTCATCATTGCGCCCAAGTCTTGATGCGTCAATTAGACGCGGCTGCTACGTTACGCGCCAGTATGGGTGTATACAATACGGTGGAAGAAGTCAATCGATTCGTCGCCTCCACCCACCGAGTAAAGGAGTTTTTTGACCATGTCACTCTATGA